Below is a window of Humulus lupulus chromosome 2, drHumLupu1.1, whole genome shotgun sequence DNA.
TtggtttaattgattttatattttcTGTAGGTTTGTACTTGATAGAGCAAGCCTTGATCTAAGAAAACAAACAACTGCTGCCAACTTGAACAAAGAATTAGATTTTATTCTGACATTAAAGTTGAAGGTCTGTAGCTTGAACTCAATGAAAGCTTTCGTTGATTGGCATGATTATGTTAGATATTATACTAAGGTTCTGTTAAATTAATTTAGAGTTTGTTTTTATATAACTGTTTACATAAATGAACAACTGGGTTTGGATAAAGCTGTTAAAAAATTGTTTTGGTGTATTAATGAAACtctataaatacaaagctcagtAGCTCAATCCATTACTTGATCAGAGCTTTTATCAAACACTTTCTATTCTTTAAATGCTATCAGCCAAAAACATTAATCCTCTTCTTCAGCTTTCCCTTGATTCTTTTACTTTCTTGATTCTTCAATGCCTTCCGACACTTCTCACAGAAATGCTCCAATGGTAGAATCTCCCGCCCCTCCAATGAAAACTCCTTTGTCTGGCTTCTCTGCCCTCATTGCTCAGCTATTGTAGAATACAGAAGGATTTGTTTATCTTGACTAGCTTTGGCATATGTTATTGCACATTGTAGGTGAACAAGAAATCTAACCTTATCACCCAAAGTAAAGGGTTTTGAATTGGCAAGAATTATTTTATCTTCAGCATTTCTCAATTTTGATTTTAGTATGTTTGTCTATGCAACAAGCAAGTCATTAAATTTTGCATTGctcctgtaatgacccactaatctagactatttggaccattaacgaatctatacataaaacttacatttttgcggaaataccataattttattgagacttgtggaaacaaaggttactttcataaaataagtaggatatgggtacccatcgtctttaaaacaaaaacaacttaaagtaaaaaaaggttacatagaaaatgcggaaaatacatttgaaaccataaaaatataaacaagactacatccttgaatcgaataacgctcggcccccttgactccattcaccatcgatacacatcctctaagcgtcacgaatctttccgcctctaaagcttatttcctgcacataaacagaaaggaatgagcctaatgcccagcaaggaaaatctaacacatagtcataaacatagatttcataataaacgtaaagacatatcataacacataatacacttattataatggccattattacttggggtcccatagactaaacaagcttatgcccatgagattagtggggtcctaccagctaaataggcttatgcccacaatctttttggggtgttgttagtcaaatagggcatatgcccaagcctacaacatacacatcaataacatatgaaaacataacacataagataacataaacataaacatatagattctagcctattttccttaccaaagttaccgggatataatggactgagttgggacttttggaacactcctaaaaccataatgaacaagagtgagttgaaagaaggaaagagatgaaaaggaaatgggaagactaaaccatttgagaaacatgcttaccgaaacttatgtgctcaagaacttagattccctcaccaaaatgaagattaaggttagagattgagtagaagactatgagaaagaaaataacataatacagaaatgaactagagttttggttacctcaaagacttgaaagaccaatctactcctcaaccgaaatactatagaacctcacttcccaaagtgtttgataagcttatgatgtttaagcttatgattttcccaaaccaggtgtttacactctcacactcacttaacactagcagcttctgaacttagagcaaaaggtgaataatggctgggtactaggtcctatttatagagtttgggaatgaaagtatcttgattttacttgaataaaaataatggctttttaggtgaaaatcatttgaataatcgttcagcagaggctgaagactcgttcaaaagatgctggactgttgaaggagtttgaatggctgaaaggaaaagaattcaaaagtgtttgaaaacatgctggtggaggcgatatatcgccccctataggcgatatatcgcctggaccactgttcccgaggcgaccgtgcatcgattcgtgttttccgtatctacgtgctgcgatatatcgccccctatagctgcgatatatcggcatacgctgaatatttaaacacgaaattacacaattttagctaagtttgaatggggtaaacagccttgactaagccctcaacgtattcaaagctgctgactgaccctataacattcaaactttactccttattaaatttaatcctcaaaaatacttaatccttaatcaccattcataacatgtgcttaaaatcctattggttgatatctaaaccttatagtatgataaatataatccttaatattagtcacattaatcaaaccttaggttatacttaatattcttaaactatagattaaacttagaaaatctataagtaccactatgagtgtccaaaataattcccggtctgaaccaaaaatccacagttacaaagataatactaaacatactataatactattatctgtcttagctaagtaaagttcttggactctacagctccTTTCCAGCTTGCTCAAATAATTTTCTTTAGCCTTCAATTCTTCCTTGGAACCTTCAAGCTTTGATTTTAGCCAAGTAGCTGAACTTTTCAAACTTAGCTGGGGTGTCTACAATTTACCAAACAAATGCCATGAAACATTTGATctaagccatttaaggcttgcggtttaaattttaaagcaagtggtttaaattttaagcattgtggtttaaatttaaagcttagtggatTAAATTTCAAACTTAGGGGTTTAAAGATAGTtggtttataatttaagcttaaatgaataaaaatttataaattgtggtttaaatatgatgtcatttaagccttgtggttcagatttataaatagtggtttaagttttaagacatttggtttaaaattataaaatttttatATTAGATTCatacattacattatatagattaaaatagagtatgtttataatttaagcctaaatgaataaaacttaaaccttgtggattaaattttgatgccatttaagtttagttgttcatattttaagatatttaagacttgcagtttaaattttaaggaaaGTAGttaaaattttaagtcttgtggtttaaatgtaaagcttaatggtttaaatttcaaaactAAGGGTTTAAAtatacttgatttataatttaaactttgGTGGAGATATCAGCCCTCTTGAAAAAGGCTGTGGTACGAGAGTTTGAGCCTCTCATATGCTCATTTGTAAATCTTTCGTTGTTATTAATAAAgttgttcttgagaaatttcATTATTGGATTTGGAAACTAAGATATAATTGTTATTACCTAAGAAAGATCTATCACATTACAAAAAATCTTATGCAAAGAATAACATCTATTTACTTTTGGAAGATCATGAACTATTTTTATTATATGTAATAAAAATGGTAACTAAAAACTATTATATGATTCTCTAGAACTCTCTCGAAAGTGCATTCTTAATTCCTTTTATGGATATGTCATGAGTAAGTGAGTTTTAGCGATTTTCTTTGTTTCCCAACAACacaatatatatactttttgCTATTCATTTTCTTGGTCTTATAGAAGTGCAAGATGGTACTTCATTGATTATGCAACATAGAGCATTAAGCTCTTCCTGACTCCAATCTGCAGAATACTTTGCATTCAGCAGCAGAAACTCAGATTCTTTCAGCTCTTTATCAAGCAATCTGACCTTATCACCCCAAAGTAAACGGCTTTTGAATTGGCAAGAATTATTTTATCTTCAGCATCTCTCAAATTGGATTTTAGTTTGTTTGTCTATGTAACAAGCAAGTCATTAAATTTTGCATTGCTGCTTTCCAGCTTTGATCTCAGCCGAGTAGGtgaactttttaaacttacctgGAGTGTCTGCAATTGACCCAACAACTCTTTTGAAATTCCCACTGAAACCACAGCCATATTATCCACCACAAACAATTTTTCCCGAACATCTTCTGTTTCATCTCCCATGCAGTATACTTGTTATTCTGATGAGACCAGCCTTTGCTTTAGCACTTCTTCAACTTGTCTTATTTCTGTCATTTTCTTTTTGAGATCCATTTCTCTTGCCAAAATTATTTCCAGCATCCTAAAAAATATGTCTTTGTTGTTCAGCACATTGAATCCTAATTTTAAGAACAATGTTGTAAATTATGAAAGtattagtttaaatttttagCCATTGAATGTTTGaggtttaaattttgttgtaaaataacaTTATTATCTTCATCTTCACGATAAAACATCTTTTGCATTACTTTGATTCTTCTTATTGAGTCACAAATATTATTGACACTTAGTTTTGCAAAAATTGTGTTTGCCTTGAGATGAGTGAAGTTAAGGCAAAAAGTAtattgaattgattttttttttttaatttctatccAAGATAAAGCAATAAGCTCTCATGGttgtgttattttttattgcAGGGAATGGATAAGATAATGTTATTTGTAGTTTTTAACGGAAGATGGAATGCAAACAACAAATACATTGATCATGAAGTGAAAATATTGATGGTGGAAAAGGATATCAAGTATGAGGAATTGGTAAACAAGATATACAAAGAGCTCAgattgaatgaaagattgatttcaaCAAACTTGATTTTTGATGCAAATATGGATACAAGCAAAGGAATGAAGATAGAAAGTGATGAGAATTTACAAGTTTATCTAAACTTGAACAAGACTGTGGAAGAGTTGAAAAAATGTCCTCTCATCGTTGAAGTAGAACAGAGAAATCAAACCATTTCTTTGCCAAGAGAAGCTAGCATTCCATCTGCTTTAGCAAGCAATGCAACAAGTCAAAGTTTGACTCTCACAGACCCCAATACAAATACTGCAAGCACTAGCAAGATGAAGAGCGCCTCAACACAAGAATCCAACAAATTTACAAAACACGGGCAAGAAGCTCAATCACCTCTCCATGTGTTGCCGAATATGGAGATTGAAGTCATAAGACTCAATTATGTTTTCAAGAATAAGACTGATCTAAAACACacacttgcgaaaatagccatcaagaaacACTTTCAGTACAGAATTCAAAAATCATGTTCAGAAGCATTTTGGGCAAAATGCATAGATGAGAATTGTGGCTGGTATGTACGTGCAAGAAGCTCAAAAGTATCAGACTACTTTCGAGTTATCAAATACCATAAACACCACACATGCTCCTTAAATCAcagaaattttgaaaatagataaGCAAGTGCAAAAGTCATCAGTAGTTACTTCAAAGAGAAGTTTCGTGACCCAGGATCAACCTATCGACCAAGGCAAATAATAAGAGACATGAGAGATGAACATGGGGTAGGTGTAACATACAATAAAGCTTGGAGAGCAAAAACACTTGCAGCTGATGATGTTAGAGGGTCAAATGAGGAAAGTTATGCATTGTTGCCTTCATATTTGTATATGCTACAGTTGGCCAACCCAGGAACTATAACAAGAGTATGTAAAGATGAAGAAAACAGGTATGAATAATATTTATGATTCGCATTCCTATATTAAAGGCTTTAATGATTACAATCCATATCTTACATCTCTAGGAATtagttgtttttttatttaaattttacagGTTTAAATACATGTTTATTGCTTTTGGGGCTTCATTAGATGGATGGAAGCAATGTAGACCAGTTATAGTGGTAGATGGAACATTTTTAAAGACGAAATGTGGAGGTACACTGTATGCAGCTTGTGTTAAAGATGGAAACAATCAAATTTTTCCTCTCGCCT
It encodes the following:
- the LOC133815615 gene encoding uncharacterized protein LOC133815615, translating into MDKIMLFVVFNGRWNANNKYIDHEVKILMVEKDIKYEELVNKIYKELRLNERLISTNLIFDANMDTSKGMKIESDENLQVYLNLNKTVEELKKCPLIVEVEQRNQTISLPREASIPSALASNATSQSLTLTDPNTNTASTSKMKSASTQESNKFTKHGQEAQSPLHVLPNMEIEVIRLNYVFKNKTDLKHTLAKIAIKKHFQYRIQKSCSEAFWAKCIDENCGCSYFKEKFRDPGSTYRPRQIIRDMRDEHGVGVTYNKAWRAKTLAADDVRGSNEESYALLPSYLYMLQLANPGTITRVCKDEENRFKYMFIAFGASLDGWKQCRPVIVVDGTFLKTKCGGTLYAACVKDGNNQIFPLAFGIGDSENDNAWIWFFTRLKEAIGER